The window TTTAGGTACTCTGAGGAAGCCAGGCGCTGCGACTCTTCCTGGACCGCGAGCTGGTAAATCCGGCCGAGTGAGGGTACGGGTTCCATGGCAAGGATTTGGCTACGAAACGGTAAGTAACTTTCATTTAGGATGAGTAGGAACTGAGTtaccttctccctctcccttatCACTCGGTATTGCGCTAGGGTTGCTTCAGGTCCCTCCAATTTTTCTTCGACCATCTCCAATTCGTTCCACAATGCTGATAACTTGTTAAAAACGGTAGAGATTGAGAGATTTCCCTGTCTTAGCTCGGATAGTGCTCGAGTtatgctgaaattttggctcaaTCAAGTTTGCCATACATTTCCCATATATTTTCCCATATTCCTTTAGCATCTTCGGTCAGGGGTAGTCCGGCGGCAACCTCCGGGGTGAGGCAGTTGACAATCCATGTCCGGACAAGCTGATTACATTTTCTCTAGTGGCGTGCAAGTCATTCGTCACTCGGAGCCGGAATCGTGCCATCTATAAACCCCTCTTTGTCTTTTGTGATTAGGGCCTGACGAAACTCGCGGGACCAGATGGAGTAATTATCAAGCCCCGACAACTGCTGTGTGATGAGGCGGAGCTCCGGTCCGTCTGCGTTGGAGGTGTAGAGAGGGTCTCCTGGTTCGGGTCAAGCTCCGGTGAAGCCTGCGAAAGGAAGAAAACCTGGTCCATAGGTCGGGTACGGACTCGCCCCAAATCCTGATGAACCCGAATCGATTTGATTCAAGAATGGCCATCCCATCCCACCGAGTTGGACCGATTATTAAGCTGCGGATCTTCTCCCCTTGGTCCGTCATTGGCTCTCTCGGGAAAGCCGGTGGAACTTTGGGCAGGATTCAACTGACTCGTCTGGCCTGGAAGGAGTTGAACCTGGATAGGAACCCATTGAACATATGGACCCGAAAGAAATTGCCCTGTATTGGGATGAACATAACCTTGTCGCGCCTCAAGAGTCGGCACTTGATTCTGttcctgtgtttgattttccGTCACCCGATCTGTCTGTTCATCCAAAGGTGAGTCGCCTAAACCTTGGATGTTAGAAGAAATTTCTGGATCTTGGGAATTTCCTGATTTCAATGTTTGGTTTCTCGGCATTTTTGTTTCCTTGCTATTTTAgtacagaagaaaaaaaaatgcaggcTTAATGTAGAAAGGCAAGGAAACAGGGGAACAGAGAAAGCTTCGAGGGCTAGAAGAAGCAGAGAAGATGTAGAGAAGGAGCGGAAATTGCAGAGAAGAGAATGAGCAAAAATGGTAGAGAAAGATGTAAAGAAGGAACGGAAGCTAGAAgacacgctctgataccatgtcagaatATTAGATGGAAACAAACCGAGAATCGAGAATTGGGAAaagtgtttttctttctctgcaaTTCAATTGTACAGTTTACAGCCCTATTAATAACGCGCAAGCTTGATctaattagagaaaataaatatacaagaataatttcccaaatatacaaaattctaattttcccTAAATATACAAAGTAGATCAATaagaatcaattatgatcaattaTAGGCAACACTAGCTTCAACATACACTTCATCTACTAGACCCTAATTTGGGAATccgaaaaatctcaatttttgtaCACACTATTACCCCTTGATGCAGTCGTAGTCATCCTGATATTGACTAGACTCATTTTGTTGTGCCAAAACTATTACACTTCATCTACTAGACCCTAATTAGGGAATccgaaaaatctcaattttcatACACACTATTACCCCTTGATGCAGTCGTTGTCATCCTAATATTGACTAGACTCATTTTGTCGTGCCAAAACTATTACACTTCATCtattaaaccctaatttgggAATccgaaaaatctcaattttcgTACAAAAAGTGTGAAAAGTTATATATTTATACACtaaattatcccaaaaaagtAAGCCTACAGTATAGGAGCAACAGAGTCAGGCGGTGTAACTTGAGCTTACATTTCCCATCACAAATCTCATGCAATTTGCTGGTTTTTTAATATGAATACATCATGCGCACATATAAGTGGATCCCACGCATAAATAAGGGGATTCAAAGCAAGGGCAGAGGATTGAGGCAACTGCGCCACCACCTACTGAGCTCTGCCTCCTTCCGTCCCACCCCTTTTCTCAGGAAACAGGACGTCAAAactgagaaaaaaaatcaagtggaGTTCGCAGAGTTTTCCTCTGCCAATTCTCTGGGAGGCGGTGGAGGGCTTAGTGTTTTTTAGGGTGTGCAGATCTCGGAGCCCCTCCtcttcattcctctctctctctctctctctctctctctctctctcccaccaaCCACTCCGAAAAGCCCTGCCTCGTCCCCTGTTCTTGTTGCTTCTCTTGAAAGTTCTCCCTTTCTCGTCACCCGTCGATCCATCTCGCCCTCTTCATCGACGCACATTGTGCTTCATCTTTATTCGTTGCTTTGGCTACTTAAAAGGGTCCACTCCAACTTCGGTGTCGTTGTTTTCGTTAAAGCTCTGAGAGTTTCCAGAGATCCCGAGGGTGTTAGAGTTCTTGTGTTTGTCTGGGTCATCGATGTCTTCCAACCCCCAAGATCCCCAGAGTTTGTTATCCTTCGTTGATTCAACTAGGTGGCGCGGCCGTCGGTCGCTCAATGATCAGAGCAGAGCCCGTGCTGACCTTGACGATGGTCTTGAATCTGTTATAAAGCAACGGCTGAGGTAACTTTAAATTGTTATGTTTTGACCTGGACAAAGTAAAATCTTGCTTATTGATTATTTAGGTGATAATGTCTACCTTATTTTATGATACAGGCAGCGAGGTCATGTCTATGAGGATAACGTGGACCAAATCTTTGCAGAGTTTGATCTTAAAGATGCCTTGATGAATGATCCATCATTAACCGCTCAactaaaccaaaaaaagaacgACGTGCGCATGAATCTTCGATGTTTGCTGACTAATCCCAAATTTAGGTGTGAGTCCTGTCATCTTTAATTTGCATCATTGCCATTTTCAATGTCATATTTGCGATGATTATGAATTCGGGGAGTTGAATCTTCTTGGCATTGTGTGCAGCTCAGAGGAATTGAAGGACTATTATCCTCCCATTTGTTGGAATTCAGAAAAGAGTCTGGATTTCTTGTGTTTCCTCAGCGACAGACTATCAGTGAGACATCAGCGCAGTCCACAGTATAACGTGCAAGAAGAACGTCGCACATCggttcaaaagaaattaaagagcAAGAAGCAACAGATTTTTAATGGGAAATGGATTGACTACATAGATCATAACCTTAGGCAGGGATCCGTGTACAATGATGAATCTGTCGAGGATTTATTACGCTTCGTGCGAAACAAGTGGCACCACCGCCTGGAACTTCCGGTAAGAATTTGAGGTGATCTTTCTGTGGAATTCTGATGATTTCTGTAGCAGAATGCAGGCTTCTTCAGTAACTGTGTATCTCGGATTGTATGAACTCGTGACTCATCTGTTATTTTGCTTTTCTGGTTCCAACAGGAGCAATATACTGGAGGGGATGGCGCCCGCCAGTTCTACAAGTACTTACATGAACGATTTCCGGATCTCTTGATGGTGTCGTACGGAGTGGCGTACAGAATCTGGAGAAGAGAGAAATCGTTTGCGCAGTTCCGTTGAAGTGAAAACCATTCCCGGAGTACTTTAAGTGATGCGCTAATGACTGGCTACTTTCCATGATTCCCTCTTCAATCCAGTCAATTGTGCATTCCACGCTTTTTGTTATATCTATTCGACTCTTTTATTGTATAAATGTATTCTGTTGGATGTATGTATAGCACGGTTGCGATACTGAATTGTTTTATATGTATAGTGTGTTGTTCTTGATgttgcataaaaataaaatataaaattcaattcagagcagttttttttttttttaaagtcgcAATTCTTGAATATAATTTTGGGGTGTTTTATTCCAAACATGTGACTTTTAGACCTCAAAAGCAAAAAGGCCCCGGTGATCAGCCCCAGTAGCAGCTTTTCGTGGCAGTTTAGCAACTTCTCCGCCCATCTATGTTAATTTTTCATATGGAAATCTCAACATCTAAAGATACATGTTTAGGCTTTCTAGATCTCGACAGAGCTGGTAACTTTCTTTGTTATAAAATAAATGTTAAATCTACTAGCTAGCAAGTGGTTTacctataaaatatatattctgTCCGCGAGCGAGTGAAGAGGAGACAGGTGTTGTCACCCCCATTAACAAAATGCCGATGCAAACCCATGGTGGGGATCCGAGTTTCGTAAGGCTGCATGGCAGAGCAGAGGGAGGGGCATCAGGATTCTGCGTGCGCCGTGAGAAATCGGTTCCCGAAGGCAGAAACAAAAGACgaagcagaaaaaaagaaagtcgtCCGCATGGTTTGAGGAGTCGGGTGCAGGAAAGGTCGGCTTCAAGTTTACAGACGACACGCAGCTTCGGTTTTTGGTATAAGAACAGGGGCCCCTGAATTGGCTCGCATTCAATTTTGCTGAAGGGAGATgaaggatgaaaaaaaaaataggggcaAGGAGACGGACAATGACGATAATCTTTTGTCAATTCGAGGGTGATGATGATGGAAATCAAGGGTGATGGCTCGCAAATTGTAGATTCAAGATTTTTTCCAGGGGCGATGACGATGGAAAGGCTTTAAGTCAGCTGTCGGCCGGCTCTACGGGACTCGATGGATCCCAATCAATCCTGTTTTATTTCCATTAGTTTTCGACGCTAGAATGTGATTCGATGTTTAGATTATATTTTAGAGTTAGAATTAGAATGTAGAAGAACGATGGAATTTTGTGGGAAGATGAACCAGTGTTACGACCTATTGCTTCTTAGTGTTTGACAAAGTAGATTAGTTTGCAATGTGACTATACTTCCTTTTTTGAGCTGCCACCCTTGTCTGCTGTAACTTggtatttctttctctcttcattcATGCCAATGGTTGGCCGCAATGAAATTCCTAAATCTACGTCTCTCGGATACATTCATTCTTTTACACCATTGTTTCTTGAATTTAGAGTCGGCTGCTCATTCTTAAGAGTTGACACTCAATGGCTTCGCTCGGAATCGCAGTTGCTCTGTTCTTCCACGTTTTGATCTTCTCGGTCACTGGTATGTTCGAGTGCTAGAAAGGAGTCTTTTGTCATGGCCCTTTGTTTTCCCTCTCGAAATCACGTAAATGGTGATTCGTCTTTGTGTTTTCAGTTTGGGACTTTCGGCTCGGGTTGTGACCTCATGCTCTGTTTCTTGAATTTGCGTTGCAGGTGCTGATTCGGCGACATTCACCATAGTCAACTCGTGCAGCTTCACGGTCTGGCCGGGGATCCTCTCTGGCGCCGGAACCGCTCCGCTCTCCACCACCGGCTTTGCCCTCGACCCCGGCGCGTCCACCTCGGTGACCGTCCCTGCCTCCTGGTCCGGCCGCCTCTGGGGCCGCACCCTCTGCTCCCAGGACCCCGCCAACGGCAAGTTCGCCTGCCTCACCGGCGACTGCGGCTCCTCCGCCCTCGAGTGCTCCGGCAGCGGCGCCACCCCTCCCGCCACCCTCGCGGAGTTCACCCTCAATGGCGCCGGCGGGCTCGACTTCTACGACGTGAGCCTGGTCGACGGGTACAACCTCCCGATGATGGTAGTACCGCAGGGCGGCGCCGCCTCCGGGGCGGGGAACTGCACCGCGACGGGTGCGCGGCGGACCTGAACGTGGGGTGCCCGCAGGAGCTGAAGGTGACGAGCGCCGGGAGCGAGGGCGGGTGGCATGCAAGAGCGCGTGCGACGCGTTCGGGGACCCGCAGTACTGCTGCAGCGGCGCCTACGGGTCGC of the Eucalyptus grandis isolate ANBG69807.140 chromosome 10, ASM1654582v1, whole genome shotgun sequence genome contains:
- the LOC104422764 gene encoding serine/threonine-protein kinase/endoribonuclease IRE1b-like → MSSNPQDPQSLLSFVDSTRWRGRRSLNDQSRARADLDDGLESVIKQRLRQRGHVYEDNVDQIFAEFDLKDALMNDPSLTAQLNQKKNDVRMNLRCLLTNPKFSSEELKDYYPPICWNSEKSLDFLCFLSDRLSVRHQRSPQYNVQEERRTSVQKKLKSKKQQIFNGKWIDYIDHNLRQGSVYNDESVEDLLRFVRNKWHHRLELPEQYTGGDGARQFYKYLHERFPDLLMVSYGVAYRIWRREKSFAQFR
- the LOC104422765 gene encoding LOW QUALITY PROTEIN: thaumatin-like protein 1 (The sequence of the model RefSeq protein was modified relative to this genomic sequence to represent the inferred CDS: inserted 1 base in 1 codon; deleted 4 bases in 2 codons), producing the protein MASLGIAVALFFHVLIFSVTGADSATFTIVNSCSFTVWPGILSGAGTAPLSTTGFALDPGASTSVTVPASWSGRLWGRTLCSQDPANGKFACLTGDCGSSALECSGSGATPPATLAEFTLNGAGGLDFYDVSLVDGYNLPMMVVPQGGAASGAGNCTXDGCAADLNVGCPQELKVTSAERGRVACKSACDAFGDPQYCCSGAYGSPDTCRPSQYSEFFKRACPKAYSYAYDDDGTSTFTCASADYEITFCPTPSTSVKAAGGEYAMLAAEVSGSGARRCTPSLSAVAVGVSATVWQLGQLF